Proteins encoded by one window of Scatophagus argus isolate fScaArg1 chromosome 4, fScaArg1.pri, whole genome shotgun sequence:
- the LOC124057898 gene encoding protein mono-ADP-ribosyltransferase PARP14-like isoform X2 codes for MDEAECPPVTVEGDWSPDQSKTLKNKLQLYFGSKKKSSGGECRVEVEDGAPRAAVFFRAEEVRQRVLARDNHELILDSQTIRLRLVPGSSPASSDELSDSSAHSKTPKSEVEAGDSAETTEESDSVPSVAVVLDNIMDDMSVDLLSMMVENILGLDDSGYSLEIIWEANRAVITFNNPADVEKFLTLSQSNRKLQKHRLTVRPLEAAKSVRVESLPPTVVKDMLELYFEKNWALPDNVIMIPDEQAAIVTFSDPKVVESINMKQDYEMRSIPIKVYPYYKSLGSALYGKERPMWKMPEPFTERVHHAVWKFLLMKKSLKSINDQMHPYFCSVNLDSPVVKLSPLPSFLRQKGLTAKHVDMWMRTAQEAFCQLMSQYEAFECTADAAAWKAAEEDVRSVVKEDAVLLMDTSRGILTVAGRADDTKQIKAPVENIVLKATNEIKRKTNSVSEEMILSPAMFCILKHEGLLKAAQDISPDMKLSYNEGTHKLTITGLPAEVFQTKAWILEKNVRMSRKRIDLPPGLLRFLRTVDPMDMSHDLFTSQGISAIYSIENQGALLLGSSDSVLADAESKMKTALSLQTLDIEDEGVLKLHNWAGLNQQLLDTYNSLKKQTVVIYIHPESRNKITVAGFLNPVKEVSRSLKEFIVNYSQVQETIRVESCAVVKFIMKTKSQDWSSKAKDNNVTINFHEERPKITITGARLHVQKAKSCFQELTRALITDTLIVDKPGAKKYFLSHGSLLLSTIMSEFSCVVVLRPENQEEEEEENCEEGSGHCYCKVQTTSGVLVSVSKADICSFSVDAVVNAANEELQHIGGLAMALLKAAGPELQKISNDYIARHGKLRPGNAIVTGACNLPCKYVVHAVGPRFSDYDKMTAVSYLKQAVKESLRKAESVGCATIALPAISSGVFGFPVDLCADTIAQAVREYCGSPGRSLTEIHLVDNNINTVTVLATAVNREFMDLGPVMTEPQQSRGRRFGERGGGQRGGWEDWTGAGSQGGWQGNRGGQSSRGHNRPGRHGGPGRVERTTAEGLKIVLWKGNIQDQTTAVIVNTISENMNLNQGAVSKAILQAAGPSLQAAVRSEAGVAMLNYGDVIITDGFNLKCQKVFHAVCPFWDNGQGQAEEELISIIRYCLGEAEQRQVTSLCFPAIGTGNLSFPRDVVSRVLLKEVHLFSRRRSSHHLREVVIVIHPSDSQTIDCFTREFGSQSAQRNIQQEAQEFNDSPVGQSLSQSQQSSASFSQVLSPSLGVYQMQMGQLTLEVSSGDITREVCDVIINSSNQDFTLKSGVSKAILASAGLTVELECSQIVKSPGYQPRPMILTSAGSLPSKNIIHVVGQSDPAKIKNMVYAVLKVCEENKFSSVSFPALGTGQGGASPSAVADAMVEAVVEFVRKKHPSCVRTVKILIFQPVMMNEFHKSMKRREGEEVEEKSIFSRIRDTFTSLLGFGEERPGAENLVLEREEFEPTVFQLCADNDKAVNRAKNKIKEMIVAEQAKKTIIDPYISQLTQADVDQLRDLQRSLTVRISLDRGQEDQEPIIHLEGLTRDVLTAESTVRDIIRKVERKENLRKRALLVSGLVEWQFQHPDGMVVPFDIHTNLSLEEALETKQAVKIKIHNQTYNADVKLRRAVSANGRKQVELFRKDLKDDAALPKHWDDMKGDLLKLFPVAAGSKEYTEVEKELTKTGLTATIISIERVQNTTLWQSYQLMKKHLEVKNKHTNNERQLFHGTGANSIHLINKQGFNRSYAGAHGAMHGNGSYFAVDPVYSAQGYAKPDASGQKRMYLARVLVGDFTKGRSGIVTPPPKGSGNAADLYDSVVDHTTGPTMFIIFSDIQAYPEYLITFM; via the exons ATGGACGAGGCCGAGTGTCCGCCGGTGACCGTGGAGGGGGACTGGAGTCCGGATCAGTCCAAAACCCTGAagaacaaactgcagctttacTTCGGGAGTAAGAAGAAGTCGAGTGGAGGAGAGTGTcgggtggaggtggaggacgGAGCCCCGAGGGCCGCCGTGTTCTTCAGGGCGGAGGAGG TGAGACAGAGAGTCCTCGCCAGGGACAACCATGAACTCATCCTGGACAGTCAAACCATCAGGCTGCGTCTGGTTCCTGGATCG AGCCCAGCGAGCAGCGACGAGCTCTCAG ATTCGTCAGCTCATTCAAAGACTCCAAAGTCAGAAGTTGAAGCTGGAGATTCTGCGGAGACCACAGAAG AGTCAGACTCTGTTCCGAGTGTCGCTGTGGTGTTGGACAACATCATGGACGACATGTCTGTGGACCTGCTGTCCATGATGGTGGAGAACATCTTGGGTTTGGATGACAGCGGCTACAGTCTGGAGATCATCTGGGAGGCCAACAGAGCTGTGATCACCTTCAACAATCCTGCAG ATGTGGAGAAGTTCCTCACTCTGAGTCAGTCCAACCGgaaactgcagaaacacagactgACCGTTCGCCCGCTGGAGGCTGCGAAGAGCGTCCGAGTGGAGAGTCTTCCTCCGACTGTGGTTAAAG ACATGTTGGAGCTGTATTTTGAGAAGAACTGGGCTCTGCCGGACAATGTCATCATGATCCCAGATGAACAGGCGGCCATTGTCACTTTCAGTGACCCCAAAG TTGTGGAAAGCATTAACATGAAACAAGACTATGAGATGCGGTCCATCCCTATCAAGGTGTATCCGTACTACAAGTCCCTGGGCTCCGCCTTGTATGGCAAAGAGCGACCAATGTGGAAGATGCCTGAGCCCTTCACAGAGAGAGTTCACCACGCTGTCTGGAAGTTTCTCCTGATGAAGAAATCGTTAAAAAGCATCAACGATCAGATGCATCCATACTTCTGCAGTGTGAACTTGGACAGCCCCGTGGTGAAACTCAGTCCTCTCCCGAGCTTTTTGAGGCAGAAAGGCCTGACCGCAAAACACGTAGATATGTGGATGCGTACCGCCCAGGAGGCCTTCTGTCAACTGATGTCTCAGTACGAGGCCTTTGAGTGTACAGCAGATGCAGCTGCATGGAAAGCTGCTGAGGAAGACGTCCGTTCAGTTGTCAAAGAAGATGCTGTCCTGTTAATGGATACATCCAGGGGTATTCTGACCGTGGCTGGCCGAGCTGACgatacaaaacaaatcaaggCCCCTGTGGAGAACATTGTTCTTAAAGCCACAAATGAGATTAAACGGAAAACAAATAGTGTCTCTGAGGAAATGATTCTGTCGCCTGCAATGTTCTGCATCCTGAAGCACGAAGGGCTGCTGAAAGCTGCACAAGACATTTCTCCTGACATGAAGCTCTCCTACAATGAGGGCACCCACAAGTTAACCATTACAGGACTCCCTGCGGAAGTTTTCCAGACTAAGGCATGGATCTTGGAGAAGAATGTGCGTATGAGTAGAAAACGGATTGATCTACCTCCAGGTCTTTTACGCTTTCTTAGGACAGTGGATCCTATGGACATGTCACACGACCTGTTCACGTCCCAAGGCATCAGTGCCATTTACAGCATTGAGAACCAAGGAGCCTTGCTGTTGGGGAGTTCTGACAGTGTCCTCGCTGATGCAGAGAGTAAGATGAAGACAGCTTTGTCACTGCAGACCCTGGACATAGAAGACGAAGGAGTCCTGAAACTTCACAACTGGGCAGGCCTGAACCAGCAGCTGTTGGACACCTACAACTCCTTAAAGAAGCAAACAGTGGTCATTTACATTCACCCAGAGAGTAGAAACAAAATAACGGTGGCAGGCTTCCTGAATCCTGTGAAAGAGGTCAGTCGCAGTCTGAAGGAATTTATTGTGAACTACTCACAAGTTCAAGAAACCATTCGTGTTGAGTCCTGCGCTGTTGTTAAGTTTATTATGAAGACAAAATCGCAGGATTGGTCCAGTAAAGCCAAAGATAACAATGTGACAATCAATTTTCATGAGGAGAGACCAAAAATCACAATCACTGGAGCTCGTCTTCATGTCCAGAAAGCCAAATCATGCTTTCAGGAACTGACCAGGGCTCTCATCACTGACACCTTAATTGTGGACAAGCCAGGAGCGAAGAAGTACTTCCTCTCCCATGGAAGCCTGCTTCTGTCTACAATAATGTCGGAGTTCAGTTGTGTGGTGGTGCTTCGTCCAGAGAaccaagaggaagaggaggaagagaattGTGAGGAAGGAAGTGGTCATTGTTATTGCAAAGTGCAGACAACCAGTGGAGTTCTGGTGTCGGTTAGTAAGGCAGACATCTGTAGCTTTAGTGTCGACGCAGTGGTCAATGCAGCTAATGAGGAATTACAGCACATTGGCGGGTTGGCTATGGCGCTGCTcaaagctgcaggaccagagcTGCAGAAAATCAGCAACGACTACATTGCCAGACATGGAAAACTGCGCCCGGGTAACGCCATCGTCACAGGTGCATGCAACCTGCCTTGCAAGTACGTCGTGCACGCCGTCGGTCCGCGGTTTTCTGACTATGACAAGATGACTGCAGTGTCGTACCTGAAGCAGGCTGTTAAAGAAAGtctgagaaaagcagaaagcGTCGGCTGTGCCACCATTGCACTGCCAGCGATCAGCTCGGGTGTCTTTGGTTTTCCTGTTGACCTCTGTGCTGACACCATAGCCCAGGCAGTGCGAGAGTACTGCGGCAGTCCAGGAAGATCCCTGACTGAGATTCACCTGGTGGACAATAACATTAACACAGTGACAGTCCTGGCCACAGCTGTCAACAGAGAGTTCATGGACCTTGGACCTGTTATGACAGAACCACAGCAGTCCAGAGGCCGTCGTTTtggtgaaagaggaggaggacaacgAGGAGGATGGGAAGACTGGACAGGGGCTGGATCTCAAGGGGGCTGGCAGGGTAACAGAGGAGGTCAGAGCTCCAGGGGACACAACAGGCCTGGAAGGCATGGAGG GCCAGGAAGGGTGGAGCGGACCACAGCTGAGGGTCTGAAGATTGTTCTCTGGAAGGGAAACATCCAGGACCAGACT ACTGCTGTCATCGTCAACACCATCTCAGAGAACATGAACCTGAACCAGGGAGCTGTTTCCAAAGCGATCCTGCAGGCTGCCGGGCCCagcctgcaggctgctgttcGGTCAGAAGCCGGGGTGGCTATGCTGAATTACGGCGACGTCATCATTACAGACGGCTTCAACCTCAAGTGTCAGAAGGTCTTTCACGCTGTGTGTCCTTTTTGGGACAATGGACAGGGCCAGGCGGAGGAG GAGTTAATATCCATCATCAGATACTGTCTGGGGGAGGCTGAGCAGCGCCAGGTGACATCCCTGTGTTTCCCGGCCATCGGTACAGGGAACCTGAGCTTCCCCAGAGACGTTGTGTCCAGAGTCCTGCTGAAGGAGGTCCACTTGTTCAGCCGCAGGAGAAGTTCTCACCACCTGAGGGAGGTGGTCATCGTCATCCACCCGAGTGACAGCCAAACTATAGAT tgtttcacCAGGGAGTTCGGCAGCCAGTCTGCCCAGAGAAACATCCAACAGGAAGCACAGGAATTTAACGATTCACCCGTTGGGCAATcactcagccaatcacaacagTCCTCAG ccTCCTTCAGCCAGGTGTTGTCCCCCTCCCTCGGTGTGTATCAGATGCAGATGGGTCAGCTCACCCTGGAGGTGTCGTCTGGAGACATCACCAGGGAggtctgtgatgtcatcatcaaCTCCTCCAATCAGGACTTTACCCTTAAATCAG GAGTGTCCAAGGCCATCTTAGCCAGCGCTGGGCTAACAGTCGAGCTGGAGTGCTCACAGATCG TGAAGTCTCCGGGTTACCAGCCTCGTCCGATGATCCTGACGTCGGCCGGGTCGCTGCCCAGCAAAAACATCATCCACGTTGTCGGTCAGAGCGATCCTGCAAAGATCAAGAACATGGTTTACGCAGTGCTGAAGGTGTGCGAGGAGAACAAGTTCAGCTCCGTGTCCTTCCCAGCCCTGGGAACAG GTCAGGGAGGGGCCAGCCCGTCGGCGGTGGCGGACGCCATGGTGGAAGCAGTGGTGGAGTTTGTGAGGAAGAAGCACCCAAGCTGCGTTCGCACTGTGAAGATCCTGATCTTCCAGCCGGTCATGATGAATGAGTTTCACAAGAGcatgaagaggagagagggagaggaggtggaggagaagagcaTCTTCTCCAGGATCAGAG ACACCTTCACGTCGTTGCTGGGGTTTGGCGAGGAGCGGCCCGGCGCTGAGAACCTGGTCCTTGAGAGGGAGGAGTTTGAACCCACAGTGTTTCAGCTGTGTGCTGACAACGACAAG GCTGTGAATCGGGCTAAGAACAAGATCAAGGAGATGATTGTGGCCGAGCAGGCCAAGAAAACCATCATAGACCCGTACATCAGTCAGCTGACACAGGCTGATGTGGACCAGCTGAGGGACCTGCAGAGGAGCCTGACGGTTCGCATCAGTttggacagaggacaggaggaccAGGAGCCCATCATCCACCTGGAGGGGCTGACCAGGGACGTCCTCACCGCTGAGTCGACTGTCAG GGACATCATCAGGAaggtggagaggaaggagaactTGAGGAAAAGGGCCTTGCTGGTGAGTGGGCTGGTAGAATGGCAGTTTCAGCACCCCGACGGGATGGTGGTGCCCTTTGACATTCACACCAACCTCAGCCTGGAGGAGGCTctggagacaaaacaagcaGTGAAGATAAAGATCCATAACCAAACGTACAACGCTGATGTAAAGCTCAGAAGAGCAGTTTCAGCAAACGGACGTAAACAGGTGGAGCTGTTCCGAAAAGACTTGAAGG ATGATGCTGCTCTGCCCAAACACTGGGATGACATGAAAGGCGACCTCCTCAAGCTGTTCCCTGTGGCTGCAGGATCCAAGGAATACACTgaggtggagaaggagctgACGAAGACCGGCCTCACCGCGACCATCATCAGT ATCGAGCGGGTCCAAAACACGACGCTGTGGCAGAGCTACCAGCTCATGAAGAAACATCTGGAggtgaagaacaaacacacaaacaacgaAAGGCAACTCTTCCACGGCACCGGGGCGAACTCCATCCACCTAATCAACAAACAAGGCTTCAACCGCAGCTACGCAGGAGCACACG gtgcGATGCACGGTAACGGCTCTTACTTCGCCGTGGACCCCGTCTACTCAGCGCAGGGCTACGCCAAACCCGACGCCAGCGGGCAAAAGCGCATGTACCTGGCCAGGGTCCTGGTGGGCGACTTCACCAAGGGAAGAAGTGGCATAGTCACCCCTCCCCCGAAGGGCT
- the LOC124057898 gene encoding protein mono-ADP-ribosyltransferase PARP14-like isoform X1, with the protein MDEAECPPVTVEGDWSPDQSKTLKNKLQLYFGSKKKSSGGECRVEVEDGAPRAAVFFRAEEVRQRVLARDNHELILDSQTIRLRLVPGSSPASSDELSDSSAHSKTPKSEVEAGDSAETTEESDSVPSVAVVLDNIMDDMSVDLLSMMVENILGLDDSGYSLEIIWEANRAVITFNNPADVEKFLTLSQSNRKLQKHRLTVRPLEAAKSVRVESLPPTVVKDMLELYFEKNWALPDNVIMIPDEQAAIVTFSDPKVVESINMKQDYEMRSIPIKVYPYYKSLGSALYGKERPMWKMPEPFTERVHHAVWKFLLMKKSLKSINDQMHPYFCSVNLDSPVVKLSPLPSFLRQKGLTAKHVDMWMRTAQEAFCQLMSQYEAFECTADAAAWKAAEEDVRSVVKEDAVLLMDTSRGILTVAGRADDTKQIKAPVENIVLKATNEIKRKTNSVSEEMILSPAMFCILKHEGLLKAAQDISPDMKLSYNEGTHKLTITGLPAEVFQTKAWILEKNVRMSRKRIDLPPGLLRFLRTVDPMDMSHDLFTSQGISAIYSIENQGALLLGSSDSVLADAESKMKTALSLQTLDIEDEGVLKLHNWAGLNQQLLDTYNSLKKQTVVIYIHPESRNKITVAGFLNPVKEVSRSLKEFIVNYSQVQETIRVESCAVVKFIMKTKSQDWSSKAKDNNVTINFHEERPKITITGARLHVQKAKSCFQELTRALITDTLIVDKPGAKKYFLSHGSLLLSTIMSEFSCVVVLRPENQEEEEEENCEEGSGHCYCKVQTTSGVLVSVSKADICSFSVDAVVNAANEELQHIGGLAMALLKAAGPELQKISNDYIARHGKLRPGNAIVTGACNLPCKYVVHAVGPRFSDYDKMTAVSYLKQAVKESLRKAESVGCATIALPAISSGVFGFPVDLCADTIAQAVREYCGSPGRSLTEIHLVDNNINTVTVLATAVNREFMDLGPVMTEPQQSRGRRFGERGGGQRGGWEDWTGAGSQGGWQGNRGGQSSRGHNRPGRHGGPGRVERTTAEGLKIVLWKGNIQDQTTAVIVNTISENMNLNQGAVSKAILQAAGPSLQAAVRSEAGVAMLNYGDVIITDGFNLKCQKVFHAVCPFWDNGQGQAEEELISIIRYCLGEAEQRQVTSLCFPAIGTGNLSFPRDVVSRVLLKEVHLFSRRRSSHHLREVVIVIHPSDSQTIDCFTREFGSQSAQRNIQQEAQEFNDSPVGQSLSQSQQSSASSFSQVLSPSLGVYQMQMGQLTLEVSSGDITREVCDVIINSSNQDFTLKSGVSKAILASAGLTVELECSQIVKSPGYQPRPMILTSAGSLPSKNIIHVVGQSDPAKIKNMVYAVLKVCEENKFSSVSFPALGTGQGGASPSAVADAMVEAVVEFVRKKHPSCVRTVKILIFQPVMMNEFHKSMKRREGEEVEEKSIFSRIRDTFTSLLGFGEERPGAENLVLEREEFEPTVFQLCADNDKAVNRAKNKIKEMIVAEQAKKTIIDPYISQLTQADVDQLRDLQRSLTVRISLDRGQEDQEPIIHLEGLTRDVLTAESTVRDIIRKVERKENLRKRALLVSGLVEWQFQHPDGMVVPFDIHTNLSLEEALETKQAVKIKIHNQTYNADVKLRRAVSANGRKQVELFRKDLKDDAALPKHWDDMKGDLLKLFPVAAGSKEYTEVEKELTKTGLTATIISIERVQNTTLWQSYQLMKKHLEVKNKHTNNERQLFHGTGANSIHLINKQGFNRSYAGAHGAMHGNGSYFAVDPVYSAQGYAKPDASGQKRMYLARVLVGDFTKGRSGIVTPPPKGSGNAADLYDSVVDHTTGPTMFIIFSDIQAYPEYLITFM; encoded by the exons ATGGACGAGGCCGAGTGTCCGCCGGTGACCGTGGAGGGGGACTGGAGTCCGGATCAGTCCAAAACCCTGAagaacaaactgcagctttacTTCGGGAGTAAGAAGAAGTCGAGTGGAGGAGAGTGTcgggtggaggtggaggacgGAGCCCCGAGGGCCGCCGTGTTCTTCAGGGCGGAGGAGG TGAGACAGAGAGTCCTCGCCAGGGACAACCATGAACTCATCCTGGACAGTCAAACCATCAGGCTGCGTCTGGTTCCTGGATCG AGCCCAGCGAGCAGCGACGAGCTCTCAG ATTCGTCAGCTCATTCAAAGACTCCAAAGTCAGAAGTTGAAGCTGGAGATTCTGCGGAGACCACAGAAG AGTCAGACTCTGTTCCGAGTGTCGCTGTGGTGTTGGACAACATCATGGACGACATGTCTGTGGACCTGCTGTCCATGATGGTGGAGAACATCTTGGGTTTGGATGACAGCGGCTACAGTCTGGAGATCATCTGGGAGGCCAACAGAGCTGTGATCACCTTCAACAATCCTGCAG ATGTGGAGAAGTTCCTCACTCTGAGTCAGTCCAACCGgaaactgcagaaacacagactgACCGTTCGCCCGCTGGAGGCTGCGAAGAGCGTCCGAGTGGAGAGTCTTCCTCCGACTGTGGTTAAAG ACATGTTGGAGCTGTATTTTGAGAAGAACTGGGCTCTGCCGGACAATGTCATCATGATCCCAGATGAACAGGCGGCCATTGTCACTTTCAGTGACCCCAAAG TTGTGGAAAGCATTAACATGAAACAAGACTATGAGATGCGGTCCATCCCTATCAAGGTGTATCCGTACTACAAGTCCCTGGGCTCCGCCTTGTATGGCAAAGAGCGACCAATGTGGAAGATGCCTGAGCCCTTCACAGAGAGAGTTCACCACGCTGTCTGGAAGTTTCTCCTGATGAAGAAATCGTTAAAAAGCATCAACGATCAGATGCATCCATACTTCTGCAGTGTGAACTTGGACAGCCCCGTGGTGAAACTCAGTCCTCTCCCGAGCTTTTTGAGGCAGAAAGGCCTGACCGCAAAACACGTAGATATGTGGATGCGTACCGCCCAGGAGGCCTTCTGTCAACTGATGTCTCAGTACGAGGCCTTTGAGTGTACAGCAGATGCAGCTGCATGGAAAGCTGCTGAGGAAGACGTCCGTTCAGTTGTCAAAGAAGATGCTGTCCTGTTAATGGATACATCCAGGGGTATTCTGACCGTGGCTGGCCGAGCTGACgatacaaaacaaatcaaggCCCCTGTGGAGAACATTGTTCTTAAAGCCACAAATGAGATTAAACGGAAAACAAATAGTGTCTCTGAGGAAATGATTCTGTCGCCTGCAATGTTCTGCATCCTGAAGCACGAAGGGCTGCTGAAAGCTGCACAAGACATTTCTCCTGACATGAAGCTCTCCTACAATGAGGGCACCCACAAGTTAACCATTACAGGACTCCCTGCGGAAGTTTTCCAGACTAAGGCATGGATCTTGGAGAAGAATGTGCGTATGAGTAGAAAACGGATTGATCTACCTCCAGGTCTTTTACGCTTTCTTAGGACAGTGGATCCTATGGACATGTCACACGACCTGTTCACGTCCCAAGGCATCAGTGCCATTTACAGCATTGAGAACCAAGGAGCCTTGCTGTTGGGGAGTTCTGACAGTGTCCTCGCTGATGCAGAGAGTAAGATGAAGACAGCTTTGTCACTGCAGACCCTGGACATAGAAGACGAAGGAGTCCTGAAACTTCACAACTGGGCAGGCCTGAACCAGCAGCTGTTGGACACCTACAACTCCTTAAAGAAGCAAACAGTGGTCATTTACATTCACCCAGAGAGTAGAAACAAAATAACGGTGGCAGGCTTCCTGAATCCTGTGAAAGAGGTCAGTCGCAGTCTGAAGGAATTTATTGTGAACTACTCACAAGTTCAAGAAACCATTCGTGTTGAGTCCTGCGCTGTTGTTAAGTTTATTATGAAGACAAAATCGCAGGATTGGTCCAGTAAAGCCAAAGATAACAATGTGACAATCAATTTTCATGAGGAGAGACCAAAAATCACAATCACTGGAGCTCGTCTTCATGTCCAGAAAGCCAAATCATGCTTTCAGGAACTGACCAGGGCTCTCATCACTGACACCTTAATTGTGGACAAGCCAGGAGCGAAGAAGTACTTCCTCTCCCATGGAAGCCTGCTTCTGTCTACAATAATGTCGGAGTTCAGTTGTGTGGTGGTGCTTCGTCCAGAGAaccaagaggaagaggaggaagagaattGTGAGGAAGGAAGTGGTCATTGTTATTGCAAAGTGCAGACAACCAGTGGAGTTCTGGTGTCGGTTAGTAAGGCAGACATCTGTAGCTTTAGTGTCGACGCAGTGGTCAATGCAGCTAATGAGGAATTACAGCACATTGGCGGGTTGGCTATGGCGCTGCTcaaagctgcaggaccagagcTGCAGAAAATCAGCAACGACTACATTGCCAGACATGGAAAACTGCGCCCGGGTAACGCCATCGTCACAGGTGCATGCAACCTGCCTTGCAAGTACGTCGTGCACGCCGTCGGTCCGCGGTTTTCTGACTATGACAAGATGACTGCAGTGTCGTACCTGAAGCAGGCTGTTAAAGAAAGtctgagaaaagcagaaagcGTCGGCTGTGCCACCATTGCACTGCCAGCGATCAGCTCGGGTGTCTTTGGTTTTCCTGTTGACCTCTGTGCTGACACCATAGCCCAGGCAGTGCGAGAGTACTGCGGCAGTCCAGGAAGATCCCTGACTGAGATTCACCTGGTGGACAATAACATTAACACAGTGACAGTCCTGGCCACAGCTGTCAACAGAGAGTTCATGGACCTTGGACCTGTTATGACAGAACCACAGCAGTCCAGAGGCCGTCGTTTtggtgaaagaggaggaggacaacgAGGAGGATGGGAAGACTGGACAGGGGCTGGATCTCAAGGGGGCTGGCAGGGTAACAGAGGAGGTCAGAGCTCCAGGGGACACAACAGGCCTGGAAGGCATGGAGG GCCAGGAAGGGTGGAGCGGACCACAGCTGAGGGTCTGAAGATTGTTCTCTGGAAGGGAAACATCCAGGACCAGACT ACTGCTGTCATCGTCAACACCATCTCAGAGAACATGAACCTGAACCAGGGAGCTGTTTCCAAAGCGATCCTGCAGGCTGCCGGGCCCagcctgcaggctgctgttcGGTCAGAAGCCGGGGTGGCTATGCTGAATTACGGCGACGTCATCATTACAGACGGCTTCAACCTCAAGTGTCAGAAGGTCTTTCACGCTGTGTGTCCTTTTTGGGACAATGGACAGGGCCAGGCGGAGGAG GAGTTAATATCCATCATCAGATACTGTCTGGGGGAGGCTGAGCAGCGCCAGGTGACATCCCTGTGTTTCCCGGCCATCGGTACAGGGAACCTGAGCTTCCCCAGAGACGTTGTGTCCAGAGTCCTGCTGAAGGAGGTCCACTTGTTCAGCCGCAGGAGAAGTTCTCACCACCTGAGGGAGGTGGTCATCGTCATCCACCCGAGTGACAGCCAAACTATAGAT tgtttcacCAGGGAGTTCGGCAGCCAGTCTGCCCAGAGAAACATCCAACAGGAAGCACAGGAATTTAACGATTCACCCGTTGGGCAATcactcagccaatcacaacagTCCTCAG cctccTCCTTCAGCCAGGTGTTGTCCCCCTCCCTCGGTGTGTATCAGATGCAGATGGGTCAGCTCACCCTGGAGGTGTCGTCTGGAGACATCACCAGGGAggtctgtgatgtcatcatcaaCTCCTCCAATCAGGACTTTACCCTTAAATCAG GAGTGTCCAAGGCCATCTTAGCCAGCGCTGGGCTAACAGTCGAGCTGGAGTGCTCACAGATCG TGAAGTCTCCGGGTTACCAGCCTCGTCCGATGATCCTGACGTCGGCCGGGTCGCTGCCCAGCAAAAACATCATCCACGTTGTCGGTCAGAGCGATCCTGCAAAGATCAAGAACATGGTTTACGCAGTGCTGAAGGTGTGCGAGGAGAACAAGTTCAGCTCCGTGTCCTTCCCAGCCCTGGGAACAG GTCAGGGAGGGGCCAGCCCGTCGGCGGTGGCGGACGCCATGGTGGAAGCAGTGGTGGAGTTTGTGAGGAAGAAGCACCCAAGCTGCGTTCGCACTGTGAAGATCCTGATCTTCCAGCCGGTCATGATGAATGAGTTTCACAAGAGcatgaagaggagagagggagaggaggtggaggagaagagcaTCTTCTCCAGGATCAGAG ACACCTTCACGTCGTTGCTGGGGTTTGGCGAGGAGCGGCCCGGCGCTGAGAACCTGGTCCTTGAGAGGGAGGAGTTTGAACCCACAGTGTTTCAGCTGTGTGCTGACAACGACAAG GCTGTGAATCGGGCTAAGAACAAGATCAAGGAGATGATTGTGGCCGAGCAGGCCAAGAAAACCATCATAGACCCGTACATCAGTCAGCTGACACAGGCTGATGTGGACCAGCTGAGGGACCTGCAGAGGAGCCTGACGGTTCGCATCAGTttggacagaggacaggaggaccAGGAGCCCATCATCCACCTGGAGGGGCTGACCAGGGACGTCCTCACCGCTGAGTCGACTGTCAG GGACATCATCAGGAaggtggagaggaaggagaactTGAGGAAAAGGGCCTTGCTGGTGAGTGGGCTGGTAGAATGGCAGTTTCAGCACCCCGACGGGATGGTGGTGCCCTTTGACATTCACACCAACCTCAGCCTGGAGGAGGCTctggagacaaaacaagcaGTGAAGATAAAGATCCATAACCAAACGTACAACGCTGATGTAAAGCTCAGAAGAGCAGTTTCAGCAAACGGACGTAAACAGGTGGAGCTGTTCCGAAAAGACTTGAAGG ATGATGCTGCTCTGCCCAAACACTGGGATGACATGAAAGGCGACCTCCTCAAGCTGTTCCCTGTGGCTGCAGGATCCAAGGAATACACTgaggtggagaaggagctgACGAAGACCGGCCTCACCGCGACCATCATCAGT ATCGAGCGGGTCCAAAACACGACGCTGTGGCAGAGCTACCAGCTCATGAAGAAACATCTGGAggtgaagaacaaacacacaaacaacgaAAGGCAACTCTTCCACGGCACCGGGGCGAACTCCATCCACCTAATCAACAAACAAGGCTTCAACCGCAGCTACGCAGGAGCACACG gtgcGATGCACGGTAACGGCTCTTACTTCGCCGTGGACCCCGTCTACTCAGCGCAGGGCTACGCCAAACCCGACGCCAGCGGGCAAAAGCGCATGTACCTGGCCAGGGTCCTGGTGGGCGACTTCACCAAGGGAAGAAGTGGCATAGTCACCCCTCCCCCGAAGGGCT